The following coding sequences are from one Geothrix sp. window:
- a CDS encoding LeuA family protein codes for MTLDELINDWNGLPARGDRIPLLNDETLRDGLQSPSVRDPDIAAKRDLTHRLARLGVDAVDLGMPGAGPKALAAVRALMVEIRDHRLPISPNVAVRTLEADLAQVAEIQQRAGMPLEAGAFLGSSPIRMDVEGWDLGFLVATARKAIAFCRRQEVPVMMVTEDSTRARPDVLKAIYSAALDEGAQSICLSDTCGHATPDGVRRLLRFIKDEVVKDRSVRIDWHGHNDRGLGVANAIAAFEAGADRLHGSILGIGERCGNVAMDQLMINLHLMGFPKGDLSDLPALAELVAELCDVEIPANYPVLGRDAFRTGTGVHAAAIVKALHRGDVELADAVYSGVPAALVGRRQEIEIGPMAGHSNVVYWLEMNGYDPSPERVDRILQTAKNSPRILSETEIRSVL; via the coding sequence ATGACCCTCGACGAACTGATCAACGACTGGAACGGCCTTCCCGCCAGGGGCGACCGGATCCCCCTGCTGAACGACGAGACCCTGCGGGACGGCCTGCAGAGCCCCTCGGTCCGCGATCCCGACATCGCCGCCAAACGGGATCTCACCCATCGCCTGGCCCGCCTGGGGGTGGATGCCGTGGACCTCGGCATGCCTGGCGCGGGCCCCAAGGCCCTGGCGGCCGTGCGGGCCCTCATGGTGGAGATCCGGGACCACCGCCTGCCCATCTCCCCCAATGTCGCCGTCCGCACCCTGGAGGCCGACCTCGCCCAGGTGGCCGAGATCCAGCAGCGGGCTGGCATGCCCCTCGAAGCGGGCGCCTTCCTGGGCTCCAGCCCCATCCGCATGGACGTGGAGGGCTGGGACCTGGGCTTTCTGGTGGCCACGGCCCGCAAGGCCATCGCCTTCTGCCGCCGTCAGGAAGTGCCCGTGATGATGGTGACCGAGGACAGCACCCGGGCCCGGCCGGATGTGCTCAAGGCCATCTACAGCGCCGCCCTGGACGAGGGCGCCCAGTCCATCTGCCTGTCGGACACCTGTGGCCACGCCACCCCCGATGGCGTGCGGCGCCTGCTGCGGTTCATCAAGGACGAGGTGGTGAAGGATCGCTCGGTGCGCATCGACTGGCACGGCCACAACGACCGGGGCCTGGGCGTGGCCAACGCCATCGCCGCCTTCGAGGCGGGCGCGGACCGGCTGCACGGCAGCATCCTCGGCATCGGCGAGCGCTGCGGCAACGTCGCCATGGATCAGCTCATGATCAACCTGCACCTCATGGGCTTTCCCAAGGGGGACCTCTCGGACCTGCCCGCCCTGGCCGAGCTGGTGGCCGAACTGTGCGACGTGGAGATCCCGGCCAACTACCCCGTGCTGGGCCGGGATGCCTTCCGCACCGGTACCGGCGTCCATGCCGCCGCCATCGTGAAGGCCCTGCACCGCGGGGATGTGGAACTGGCCGATGCCGTGTACTCCGGGGTCCCAGCGGCCTTGGTGGGCCGACGCCAGGAGATCGAAATCGGCCCCATGGCCGGCCACAGCAATGTCGTCTACTGGCTCGAGATGAACGGCTATGATCCCAGCCCCGAACGCGTCGACCGCATCCTCCAGACCGCCAAGAACAGTCCGAGGATCCTCAGCGAAACCGAGATCCGGTCGGTACTCTGA
- a CDS encoding tryptophanase, giving the protein MPRTMIEPFRIKSVEPIRMTTSQERLGMLEAAKLNVFKLRAEDVLLDWLTDSGTGAMSSAQWGAIMVGDESYAGSRSFFRLEAVLKDITGMDHFIPTHQGRAAEKVLFSAVCKKGDLVPNNCHFDTTRANLEFNGVEAVDLVIPEGLQPSLIHPFKGNIDLARVEAVLKSEGHRIPFGMITVTNNTGGGQPVSMANIRAYAKLLKQHGKPFIMDVCRFAENAMFIKLREDGYQDTPIKAICQEMFSYADGCTMSAKKDGMVNIGGFIMLRSDEWLDPVRNMLILTEGFPTYGGLAGRDLDALAVGLEEGMEEDYLRYRLRTAEYLGEKLEAAGVGFVKPTGGHAVYIDAKTVLPDMPVAQYPAWALCNALYLEGGIRGVEIGSVMFGKRLDDGTETYHSMELVRLAFPRRMYTQSHFDFAAEVIAEVKAKAREIRGVEIVKQSKYLRHFTAEMAWV; this is encoded by the coding sequence ATGCCCCGCACCATGATCGAACCCTTCCGCATCAAGTCCGTCGAGCCCATCCGCATGACCACCTCCCAGGAGCGCCTGGGGATGCTGGAGGCCGCGAAGCTGAACGTCTTCAAGCTGCGGGCCGAGGACGTGCTGCTGGACTGGCTGACGGACTCGGGCACGGGCGCCATGAGCTCGGCCCAGTGGGGCGCCATCATGGTCGGCGACGAAAGCTATGCCGGCTCCCGCAGCTTCTTCCGCCTGGAAGCGGTGCTCAAGGACATCACCGGGATGGATCACTTCATCCCCACCCACCAGGGCCGGGCCGCCGAGAAGGTCCTGTTCAGCGCCGTTTGCAAGAAGGGGGACCTGGTCCCCAACAACTGCCACTTCGACACCACCCGGGCCAACCTCGAATTCAACGGCGTGGAGGCCGTGGATCTCGTCATTCCCGAAGGCCTGCAGCCCAGCCTCATCCACCCCTTCAAGGGCAACATCGACCTCGCGCGAGTGGAGGCCGTCCTGAAGTCCGAGGGCCACCGCATTCCCTTCGGCATGATCACGGTCACCAACAACACGGGGGGTGGCCAGCCGGTCTCCATGGCCAACATCCGGGCCTACGCCAAGCTCCTCAAGCAGCACGGCAAGCCCTTCATCATGGACGTCTGCCGCTTCGCCGAGAACGCCATGTTCATCAAGCTGCGCGAGGACGGCTACCAGGACACCCCCATCAAGGCCATCTGCCAGGAGATGTTCAGCTACGCCGACGGCTGCACCATGAGCGCCAAGAAGGACGGCATGGTGAACATCGGCGGCTTCATCATGCTGCGCAGCGACGAGTGGCTGGATCCCGTCCGCAACATGCTCATCCTCACCGAGGGGTTCCCCACCTACGGCGGCCTGGCCGGGCGCGACCTGGATGCCCTGGCCGTGGGGCTCGAAGAAGGCATGGAGGAGGACTACCTCCGCTACCGCCTGCGCACGGCTGAATATCTGGGCGAGAAGCTGGAGGCCGCGGGCGTCGGCTTCGTGAAGCCTACGGGCGGCCACGCCGTCTACATCGACGCCAAGACCGTGCTGCCGGACATGCCCGTGGCGCAGTACCCGGCCTGGGCCCTCTGCAATGCGCTGTATCTGGAAGGCGGCATCCGCGGCGTGGAGATCGGCTCGGTCATGTTCGGCAAACGCCTGGACGATGGCACGGAGACCTACCACAGCATGGAGCTGGTGCGCCTGGCCTTCCCCCGCCGCATGTACACCCAGAGCCACTTCGACTTCGCCGCCGAAGTCATCGCCGAGGTGAAGGCCAAGGCCAGGGAGATCCGCGGCGTGGAGATCGTCAAGCAGAGCAAGTATCTGCGCCACTTCACCGCCGAGATGGCCTGGGTCTGA
- a CDS encoding polysaccharide deacetylase family protein, protein MLKRLLILLITLPLPAQKVALSLDDAPFLRPAPRMAAPAQHQAMLAALKARKVQAILFTNGVNGGDSREGKAIFQAWSQAGHLLANHSYSHWDLNRDEVTLDAYEADVLKGEALIRDLPGFTKRYRYPFLRAGNTAAKRDGFYAFLTARGDAIGHVSIDTADWLLDERLRKRLEREPSADLAPYRDLYLKHLWACARFYDAWSREVFGREIPHVILVHSRLLNGLFLGDVIDFFRAKGWTWIGPSEAFQDPAYALMPKNLPGGEALADAVAAERGQQGFVQAWRAKATDPDDLLFSEGRLTERLDKLGL, encoded by the coding sequence TTGCTGAAGCGACTGCTGATCCTGCTGATTACCCTGCCGCTCCCGGCGCAGAAGGTCGCCCTCAGCCTGGACGATGCCCCCTTCCTGCGGCCCGCGCCCCGGATGGCCGCACCGGCCCAGCACCAGGCCATGCTGGCTGCCCTGAAGGCACGGAAGGTCCAGGCCATCCTGTTCACCAACGGCGTCAATGGCGGCGATTCCCGCGAGGGGAAGGCGATCTTCCAGGCCTGGAGCCAGGCCGGACACCTGCTGGCCAACCACAGCTACAGCCACTGGGACCTCAACCGCGACGAGGTGACCCTCGATGCCTATGAGGCGGACGTCCTCAAGGGAGAGGCCCTGATCCGGGACCTGCCCGGGTTCACGAAGCGCTACCGCTACCCCTTCCTCCGGGCCGGCAATACGGCCGCCAAGCGGGACGGCTTCTATGCCTTCCTGACGGCCCGGGGCGACGCCATCGGCCACGTGAGCATCGACACGGCGGACTGGCTGCTGGACGAACGCCTGCGGAAGCGCCTGGAGCGGGAACCCTCTGCGGATCTGGCGCCCTACCGCGACCTCTACCTGAAGCACCTCTGGGCCTGCGCCCGGTTCTACGATGCCTGGAGTCGCGAGGTCTTCGGCCGGGAGATCCCCCACGTCATCCTCGTGCACAGCCGCCTGCTGAACGGCCTCTTCCTGGGGGACGTCATCGACTTCTTCCGCGCCAAAGGCTGGACGTGGATTGGACCCAGCGAGGCCTTCCAGGATCCGGCCTACGCCCTGATGCCGAAGAACTTGCCAGGGGGCGAGGCCCTGGCCGATGCCGTGGCCGCCGAACGGGGGCAGCAGGGGTTTGTGCAGGCCTGGCGAGCCAAGGCCACGGATCCCGACGACCTGCTGTTCTCTGAGGGCCGGCTGACGGAGCGCCTGGACAAGCTGGGACTGTGA
- a CDS encoding type III pantothenate kinase, with product MSLLLAVDVGNTNVVLGIFDLAQGPDAPLLHSWRLATSRERTVDEYGLSALALMRHQGIEASQIKHVAISCVVPPLHPVLMSLAKTFFHVDAFYVEPGVKTGVKVLIDNPSELGADRLVNAVAGIEKFGAPLIVVDFGTATTFDVINAKKEYLGGLICPGLKISADALFQRASRLPRVEIAEPDRLVGRNTVQAMQSGIFYGYVGLVDGILDRLLEECPEAKVAATGGLGQVIAPHTRHIKHIAPNLTLDGLRILWFRNQGSGRK from the coding sequence ATGAGTCTTCTGCTGGCCGTGGATGTGGGCAATACCAACGTGGTGCTGGGGATCTTCGACCTGGCCCAGGGGCCGGACGCGCCGCTGCTCCACTCCTGGCGCCTGGCCACCAGCCGCGAGCGCACCGTGGACGAGTACGGGCTCTCGGCCCTGGCCCTCATGCGCCACCAGGGCATCGAGGCCAGCCAGATCAAGCACGTGGCCATCTCCTGCGTGGTGCCCCCCCTGCATCCCGTGCTCATGAGCCTCGCCAAGACCTTCTTCCACGTGGACGCCTTCTACGTCGAGCCCGGCGTGAAGACCGGCGTGAAGGTGCTCATCGACAACCCGTCGGAGCTGGGTGCCGACCGCTTGGTGAACGCCGTGGCGGGCATCGAGAAGTTCGGGGCGCCCCTCATCGTGGTGGACTTCGGCACCGCCACGACCTTCGACGTGATCAATGCCAAGAAGGAATACCTGGGCGGCCTCATCTGCCCGGGCCTGAAGATCAGCGCCGATGCCCTGTTCCAGCGGGCCAGCCGCCTGCCGCGGGTGGAGATCGCCGAGCCCGACCGCCTGGTGGGCCGGAATACCGTCCAGGCCATGCAGTCCGGCATCTTCTACGGCTACGTGGGCCTGGTGGACGGCATCCTGGACCGCCTGCTGGAGGAGTGCCCCGAGGCCAAGGTGGCCGCCACGGGCGGTCTGGGGCAGGTCATCGCGCCCCACACCAGGCACATCAAGCACATCGCCCCGAACCTCACCCTGGATGGCCTGCGCATCCTCTGGTTCCGCAACCAGGGCAGCGGTCGGAAGTAG
- a CDS encoding Ppx/GppA phosphatase family protein, with the protein MRIAAIDVGSNSIHMMVVEADPMGGQRVMAREKAMVRLARGEAKSGEIGPEAFRAGLEALGQMARLIRDFGCDTIMACGTAALRDANNAQAFVLEAEKLGIPIQVISGEEEARLIHQAVSHAIPFPPEPVALVDIGGGSTELTWVQGGRVAASISLPWGLQRLADAAQTANPPTATDLRQLRKMIRRILKKARKDLPSVLPEPALILGTSGTLEELMKGVPAGQPLTIEQLRDFTLRLWRTDAQQRIERLGIDPKRAEVLHVGAIWALSLMEWLGCPPLRHLPVGLREGMIWEALKHGGAAIPPLADRRRASVEQLAARLDPDPGHSRHVARLADELFTSLQPHFELGDTERQWLAYAARLHDIGFSIAEKGHHKHGEYLVRNAALPGFWPEEVDLLAQVVRFHRGKAPHHAKHEAFRALAPWHRQVVRKLAAILRAADALDRRRRQSVRHLAVEVDDQRLHLILDAAGDVDPEMEAFLDKGALLGTLLDRWIEVTVV; encoded by the coding sequence ATGCGGATCGCAGCCATCGATGTCGGGTCGAACTCCATCCACATGATGGTGGTGGAAGCCGATCCCATGGGCGGTCAGCGCGTGATGGCCCGGGAGAAGGCCATGGTGCGCCTGGCCAGGGGCGAGGCGAAGTCGGGGGAGATCGGACCCGAAGCCTTCCGCGCCGGCCTCGAGGCCCTGGGACAGATGGCCAGGCTCATCCGGGATTTCGGCTGCGACACCATCATGGCCTGCGGCACGGCGGCCCTGCGCGACGCGAACAACGCCCAGGCCTTCGTGCTGGAGGCCGAAAAGCTCGGCATTCCCATCCAGGTGATCTCCGGCGAAGAGGAGGCCCGCCTCATCCACCAGGCCGTCTCCCACGCGATCCCCTTCCCGCCGGAGCCCGTGGCGCTGGTGGACATCGGCGGCGGCAGCACCGAGCTGACCTGGGTGCAGGGCGGCCGCGTGGCGGCCAGCATCTCGCTGCCCTGGGGCCTGCAGCGGCTGGCGGACGCGGCCCAGACCGCCAATCCCCCCACGGCGACCGACCTCAGGCAACTCCGGAAGATGATCCGCCGCATCCTGAAGAAGGCCCGCAAGGACCTGCCTTCCGTCCTGCCCGAACCGGCCCTGATTCTGGGCACCTCCGGGACCCTGGAGGAGCTCATGAAGGGAGTTCCGGCAGGCCAGCCCCTGACCATCGAGCAGCTCCGGGACTTCACCCTCCGGCTCTGGCGCACGGATGCCCAGCAGCGCATCGAGCGCCTGGGGATCGATCCCAAGCGAGCCGAGGTGCTGCACGTGGGCGCCATCTGGGCACTCTCGCTGATGGAGTGGCTGGGCTGCCCGCCCCTGCGCCACCTGCCCGTGGGCCTGCGCGAGGGCATGATCTGGGAGGCCCTCAAGCACGGCGGCGCCGCCATCCCGCCGCTGGCGGACCGCCGCCGGGCCTCCGTCGAACAGCTAGCCGCCCGGCTTGACCCGGACCCGGGCCACAGCCGCCACGTGGCCCGGCTGGCCGATGAGCTCTTCACCTCCCTGCAGCCCCACTTCGAGCTGGGCGACACCGAGCGCCAGTGGCTGGCCTACGCGGCCCGTCTGCACGACATCGGCTTCTCCATCGCCGAGAAGGGCCATCACAAGCACGGGGAATACCTCGTCCGCAATGCCGCCCTGCCCGGTTTCTGGCCGGAGGAGGTGGACCTGCTGGCCCAGGTGGTGCGCTTCCACCGGGGCAAGGCGCCCCATCACGCGAAGCACGAGGCCTTCCGGGCCCTGGCGCCCTGGCACCGCCAGGTGGTGCGCAAGCTGGCGGCCATCCTCCGCGCCGCCGATGCCCTTGACCGGCGGCGGCGGCAGTCCGTGCGCCACCTGGCCGTGGAAGTGGACGACCAGCGCCTGCACCTCATCCTGGATGCCGCCGGAGACGTCGATCCGGAGATGGAGGCCTTCCTCGACAAGGGCGCCCTCCTGGGAACCCTGCTGGACCGCTGGATTGAAGTCACCGTAGTCTAG
- a CDS encoding biotin--[acetyl-CoA-carboxylase] ligase, with translation MPVPLIRLAVVDSTQAFLRRNPQLGFCTVLADRQSEGRGRQGNRWESAAGEGLWMSAALPAPAGVAPGLVLQRAMAATARVLDPEGRALGLKWPNDLVARKEGRLVKLGGILGEQVGGRLILGLGVNLTGAPEIPGRAVPPACLADLGFRGLDPVELAGAIVHLWTDLTENIQLLFQWPESGDALRWEDGQGTCLGWESDGRLKVATAEGIRRLSAGDVAGLA, from the coding sequence ATGCCGGTGCCGCTGATCCGGCTGGCCGTGGTGGACTCCACCCAGGCCTTCCTCCGGCGGAACCCCCAACTGGGCTTCTGCACGGTACTCGCCGACCGGCAGAGCGAAGGGCGGGGTCGCCAGGGCAACCGCTGGGAGAGCGCCGCCGGAGAGGGCCTCTGGATGTCTGCCGCCCTGCCGGCCCCGGCCGGCGTGGCCCCGGGCCTCGTCCTCCAGCGGGCCATGGCCGCCACCGCCCGAGTGCTGGATCCCGAGGGTCGAGCCCTGGGCCTCAAGTGGCCCAATGACCTGGTGGCCCGGAAAGAGGGCCGTCTGGTGAAGCTGGGGGGCATCCTGGGCGAGCAGGTCGGCGGGCGGCTCATCCTCGGGCTGGGGGTGAACTTGACGGGGGCCCCGGAGATCCCCGGCCGGGCCGTGCCACCCGCCTGCCTGGCGGACCTGGGGTTCCGCGGCCTGGATCCAGTCGAGTTGGCTGGCGCTATCGTTCATCTATGGACTGATTTGACGGAAAACATTCAACTCCTTTTCCAGTGGCCGGAGTCGGGTGATGCCCTGCGCTGGGAGGACGGGCAGGGCACCTGTCTGGGCTGGGAGTCCGATGGGCGGCTGAAGGTGGCCACGGCCGAGGGGATCCGGCGGCTCAGCGCGGGGGACGTGGCCGGGCTGGCCTGA
- a CDS encoding BlaI/MecI/CopY family transcriptional regulator, with protein MSTAPIRPSDGELAILRVLWSQGPSTVRDVHTELSKDRDMGYTTVLKLMQIMVEKGLVARDERARSHTYRPLQGEAETQRCLLKELLHKAFAGSRRELVLQALEAEPASAEELEDIRQLLNQAKGRIR; from the coding sequence ATGTCCACCGCGCCCATCCGCCCTTCCGATGGTGAGCTCGCCATCCTGCGGGTGCTCTGGTCGCAGGGCCCCTCGACCGTGCGGGACGTGCACACCGAACTGTCGAAGGACCGGGACATGGGCTACACCACCGTGCTGAAGCTCATGCAGATCATGGTGGAGAAGGGCCTGGTGGCAAGGGACGAACGCGCGCGCTCCCACACCTACCGGCCACTCCAGGGTGAAGCCGAGACCCAGCGCTGCCTGCTGAAGGAGCTCCTGCACAAGGCCTTCGCCGGTAGCCGTCGGGAGTTGGTCCTCCAGGCCCTCGAAGCCGAGCCCGCCTCGGCCGAGGAACTGGAGGACATCCGCCAGCTGCTGAACCAGGCCAAGGGGAGGATCCGATGA